The Mercenaria mercenaria strain notata chromosome 8, MADL_Memer_1, whole genome shotgun sequence genome has a segment encoding these proteins:
- the LOC123565977 gene encoding C-C chemokine receptor type 2-like has product MDVTTVVDINGTTSELLQDENYIYDKYLPVINSSSKYMRLLVYALGYPGNLLAFLVWIRKPMLQSSGVYLATLALSDLLFLLLDLPYSLQTEWNVFVLNLPVICEGFTVVYLAAQYMSPLLTLAFTTERYIAIKFPLKRRMYCTVRRALCMSSCIALTSLGLCGIQGYFWKYDVVHKACLRRMGDYTQGLWETWTWVTEMIMFLCVPLIILILNLLVIFEIRKSRKVALKLNRILFKTNATTTMLLAVSFFLIITTLPVSVMYALYDSFPPGDSVIDIETNEKWQIHFQYYRARTVIYNIGLTHFFMNFYIYLMAGERFRREVMNAIRCRSSRRGLSKQRLETTKMESFYSSDAI; this is encoded by the coding sequence ATGGATGTGACGACGGTCGTAGACATCAATGGGACAACGTCAGAATTACTGCAGGATGAAAACTACATTTATGACAAATACCTACCTGTTATCAATTCATCTTCAAAATACATGCGATTACTTGTGTATGCGCTAGGATACCCAGGCAATCTATTGGCTTTCTTGGTTTGGATCCGAAAGCCGATGTTACAAAGTAGTGGTGTTTACTTGGCAACTCTGGCTTTGTCCGATTTACTCTTCCTTTTGTTGGACCTGCCATACAGTTTGCAAACAGAATGGAACGTGTTTGTTTTGAACTTACCCGTTATTTGCGAGGGATTCACGGTGGTTTACCTTGCCGCACAGTATATGTCACCTCTTCTGACACTTGCATTTACGACAGAAAGGTATATTGCAATCAAATTTCCACTAAAACGACGCATGTACTGTACAGTACGAAGAGCTCTGTGTATGAGCTCATGTATTGCTCTGACGTCACTAGGTTTGTGCGGAATTCAAGGCTATTTTTGGAAATATGATGTTGTTCATAAAGCATGTTTGCGAAGAATGGGTGATTACACCCAAGGACTATGGGAAACATGGACATGGGTTACAGAAATGATCATGTTCCTTTGTGTTCCTCTAATAatacttattttaaatttgttggTGATTTTTGAAATACGCAAGTCAAGAAAAGTTGCACTGAAACTCAATCGTATACTTTTTAAAACGAACGCTACCACAACAATGTTGCTAGCAGTGTCATTTTTCCTTATTATTACGACACTTCCGGTGTCTGTTATGTACGCATTATATGACAGTTTTCCACCAGGTGATAGTGTCATAGACattgaaacaaatgaaaaatggcAAATTCATTTCCAATACTACAGAGCTCGCACGGTCATATACAACATTGGTTTGACCCATTTCTTCATGAATTTCTATATCTACCTCATGGCTGGAGAAAGGTTCCGGAGAGAGGTCATGAACGCTATACGCTGCAGAAGTTCTCGACGAGGATTAAGTAAACAACGACTGGAAACAACAAAAATGGAATCATTTTACAGCAGTGATGCTATATAA